A genomic segment from Aspergillus chevalieri M1 DNA, chromosome 7, nearly complete sequence encodes:
- a CDS encoding uncharacterized protein (COG:S;~EggNog:ENOG410Q1PA), which yields MALNAQDSGEPFLQSSPCLGSPLGHFAQTPTPMKAEQTSGRPEHIPNGSSTEFPYGLMSPMQEQPVRMEEAPAAEPARVDPTEWYPHYLVCLRYFLDHAQHTLPVQSMTSFINIRLPCQRPSAPVFQFTQTEGSPASAATVSLTPYIRRLIVTGNDTPAVLHAFFGNDWEAGIETIWKQERMNYLFTAKSSGWASTKEAYDILPDEQTPTLRPLRNSTEEELRLADARWSDWLAMEDWMVGPRSPW from the exons ATGGCACTAAACGCTCAGGATTCCGGAGAACCTTTCTTGCAAAGCTCTCCATGCTTGGGCTCTCCTCTCGGACACTTCGCTCAAACTCCAACTCCCATGA AGGCTGAACAAACTTCCGGTAGACCTGAGCATATTCCCAATGGCTCCTCTACTGAGTTCCCGTACGGCTTAATGAGTCCGATGCAGGAGCAGCCGGTCCGAATGGAAGAGGCACCTGCTGCAGAACCGGCCCGTGTCGATCCTACCGAATGGTACCCGCACTATTTGGTCTGCTTACGGTACTTTTTGGATCACGCGCAGCATACGCTTCCTGTGCAATCGATGACTTCTTTTATCAACATTCGTCTACCTTGCCAGCGGCCGTCTGCTCCCGTTTTTCAGTTCACACAAACAGAGGGTTCCCCTGCGTCTGCTGCGACTGTTTCTTTGACGCCATACATTCGACGACTTATTGTTACTGGGAACGACACGCCAGCCGTTCTGCACGCGTTCTTTGGCAATGATTGGGAAGCCGGCATAGAAACCATTTGGAAACAAGAGCGCATGAATTACTTGTTCACGGCCAAAAGCAGTGGATGGGCCTCGACCAAGGAAGCCTATGATATTCTCCCCGATGAGCAAACCCCAACCCTACGGCCTCTTCGTAACTCTACGGAGGAGGAGCTGCGCTTAGCTGACGCGCGATGGAGCGACTGGCTAGCCATGGAGGACTGGATGGTTGGGCCGCGAAGTCCATGGTAA
- a CDS encoding type 1 glutamine amidotransferase domain-containing protein (COG:S;~EggNog:ENOG410PM77;~InterPro:IPR029062,IPR002818;~MEROPS:MER0002601;~PFAM:PF01965,PF17124), whose amino-acid sequence MPKKILIILSDAKSFPLKTPTGTTPQQTGFFLMELAKPLSKLLESSHEITFSSPKGLTPEPDPNSESLLAFAGNFYERTRENELIQRMRRENGFNSPRPFGSISDAELETFDGVFIPGGHAPLTDLGGDKELGRVLWHFHERGKPTAVICHGPYAFLSTREIGDRGFAYKGYRITCWSDAEEKVMETVMGGEIPKVESALREAGADMVEGLSTKVGGITVDREVVSGANPTAAGALGEKFLEMLGS is encoded by the coding sequence ATGCCCAAGAAAATCCTCATAATCCTCAGCGACGCCAAATCCTTCCCCCTCAAAACCCCCACCGGCACCACCCCCCAACAAACCGGCTTCTTCCTAATGGAACTCGCCAAACCCCTCTCCAAACTCCTCGAATCCTCTCACGAAATCACCTTCTCCAGCCCCAAGGGCCTAACACCCGAACCAGACCCGAACAGCGAATCCCTCCTCGCGTTCGCGGGAAACTTCTACGAGCGCACGCGCGAAAACGAACTTATTCAAAGAATGAGGAGGGAGAACGGGTTTAATAGCCCGAGGCCGTTTGGGAGTATCAGTGATGCGGAGCTGGAGACGTTCGATGGGGTTTTTATTCCCGGGGGACATGCGCCGTTGACGGATTTGGGGGGTGACAAGGAGTTGGGGAGAGTATTGTGGCATTTCCATGAGAGAGGGAAGCCGACGGCTGTTATTTGCCATGGGCCATATGCGTTTTTGAGTACGAGGGAGATTGGGGATCGGGGGTTTGCGTATAAGGGGTATAGGATTACTTGCTGGAGTGATGCGGAGGAGAAGGTTATGGAGACTGTTATGGGAGGGGAGATTCCGAAGGTTGAAAGTGCGCTTAGGGAAGCTGGGGCTGACATGGTGGAGGGGTTGAGTACGAAGGTTGGCGGGATTACGGTTGATAGGGAGGTGGTTAGTGGCGCGAATCCGACGGCGGCGGGGGCTTTGGGGGAGAAGTTCTTGGAGATGTTAGGTTCTTAG